A section of the Oscarella lobularis chromosome 15, ooOscLobu1.1, whole genome shotgun sequence genome encodes:
- the LOC136196246 gene encoding uncharacterized protein: protein MTSTEVGFVETVSRSQSFSELSGIVVLDEGVFCTDYDKHCIWKVDPSSGTASCFAGVEGNSGFRDGSSTTAKFYGPRGLAVSPSKSSIYVADYVNGRIRKVKLGDGAVSTVLGDQGFSNPRGIVATDDGRLLFSCWDCTIVESRVDAEPASTSVAAGTSGESGNRDGRGNEAKFDYPDELAIGPDGSVYVADFRNSAIRTISRDYEVGTIGTGFKEIVGVAVDDEGNVYVSDLSYKIYMVAPSGMQTVCGSGERNSVDGSGALASLEPESLFYDSKSGFLYFTESNAVRRVRVKASTFRDPKLSIDLAKMMNGSDSLPAGDTIFLVEGKRISVCTNLLCVRSEYFSSMFSSNWKEYSRKDTSESTPICIEDTTYESFNAVITFLVTGCLEILKHSHIIPDILVLADRYLVESLHEFCIAHLVRRVSNETAVDYLSLADRFGFRELKKVALQFVTKNFKTLCRDDNFAGLGGELLAEIVRAIASSS, encoded by the exons ATGACATCTACCGAAG TTGGCTTCGTTGAGACTGTTTCACGTTCGCAATCGTTCTCCGAACTCTCCGGAATAGTCGTGCTAGACGAAGGCGTGTTTTGCACCGACTACGACAAACATTGCATCTGGAAAGTCGATCCTTCGTCTGGAACAGCCTCGTGCTTCGCCGGAGTCGAGGGAAACTCCGGATTTCGCGACGgttcttcaacgacggcgaagttCTACGGACCCAGAGGCCTCGCCGTCTCACCCTCCAAATCGTCGATCTACGTCGCTGATTACGTGAATGGCCGCATTAGAAAAGTAAAATTAGGCGATGGAGCCGTGTCTACTGTACTAGGCGATCAAGGCTTTTCTAATCCACGAGGGATTGTGGCAACAGATGATGGACGCTTGTTATTTTCCTGTTGGGATTGCACTATCGTCGAAAGTCGGGTCGATGCCGAACCCGCTTCGACGTCCGTGGCGGCGGGTACCTCGGGTGAATCAGGCAACCGTGACGGCCGCGGCAATGAAGCAAAATTTGATTACCCTGATGAACTGGCCATAGGACCAGACGGTTCTGTGTATGTGGCCGACTTTCGTAATAGTGCTATAAGAACGATCAGCCGAGATTATGAAGTTGGAACCATTGGCACAGGTTTTAAAGAAATCGTTGGCGTCGCCGTAGATGATGAAGGAAACGTCTATGTCAGTGATCTGTCTTATAAAATCTACATGGTTGCGCCATCAGGAATGCAAACTGTGTGCGGATCGGGTGAAAGAAACTCCGTTGACGGCAGTGGTGCCCTAGCTTCGTTGGAACCGGAATCCTTGTTCTATGATTCCAAATCTGGATTCCTCTACTTTACAGAGTCAAACGCAGTTCGTAGGGTCAGAGTAAAGGCTTCTACTTTTCGTGATCCTAAACTGTCGATCGACTTGGCCAAGATGATGAACGGCAGTGACAGTCTCCCAGCGGGTGACACTATATTTTTGGTCGAAGGAAAACGCATCAGTGTTTGCACGAATCTCCTCTgcgttcgaagcgaataTTTCAGCAGCATGTTTTCGTCCAATTGGAAAGAATATTCCAGAAAGGACACAAGCGAGTCTACTCCGATTTGCATCGAAGACACAACGTACGAATCGTTTAACGCTGTCATCACTTTTCTCGTCACCGGTTGCTTGGAGATTCTAAAGCATTCTCATATCATCCCAGATATACTCGTCTTGGCGGATCGATATCTTGTTGAAAGTTTGCACGAGTTCTGCATCGCACATCTGGTTCGGAGAGTTTCCAATGAAACTGCTGTCGATTATCTGTCTTTAGCCGATAGGTTTGGCTTCCGAGAGCTGAAGAAAGTGGCTCTGCAGTTTGTCacaaaaaatttcaagacTCTGTGCCGTGACGACAACTTTGCAGGTCTTGGCGGTGAGCTACTTGCCGAAATCGTGAGAGCCATTGCATCATCAAGTTAG
- the LOC136196245 gene encoding serine/threonine-protein phosphatase 6 regulatory ankyrin repeat subunit A-like, whose product MSFQSYPPTTLRDSALMGHASVCESLIMSGADVSERDEDGSQPIHLAARNGHVDVCKILLENKADVRAKGRNGFHLLHEASLKGHASMCEYLITSARADVCASDNDRNHPLHFAATNGHIDVCKILIENNANVLAKGYNVLNEDQALHLAALKGHVDVCKVLVENKADVLAKGYNGNHPLHQASFEGQASVCEYLIVCAGADVGACNKSEDQALHLAALKGHVDVCKVLVENMADVLAKGYNGNHSLHQASLEGQASVCEYLIVCAGADVGACNEDGNLTLHLAALKGHVDVCKVLVENKADVLAKGYNGNHPLHRASLEGQSSVCEYLIVCAGADVGACNKDGDQALHLAAWKGHVDVCMILVEKKADVLAKGFKHRHPLHAASLEGHASVCEYLIACAGTNISACDEDGDQALHLAASTGKESICRLLLEINSGLLKAKNNQGEQAIHRAFRQRQSSVFSCLLALYTDADLNEEMGIKLLEIVNTFDRLPSELASMVCSFLSRRAVASTVIQQFCETLGKASICVGDKDSLAYIFSCISEEECRRQVLKPWLIAASLLGKEEIVEWLVFIAGADVDVQDESGKPVFLIAAEHGHRGTCDILLSGGAGADTFRKDTVSASTLKIFCDVLSRRREMTGSSAASLAKNVFESLCSNSSALSSYQNRASALRKLVSSGYAQEWEDNVHSTSALKAILTRLSEKMPSKKREDILCLCWDLVRIGANVYCTDKEQKTLLHYAASAGLDEMCRSLLERGASPLARDSSGKVAWEMASSSRHTELAAYLQKVGSVPDEILSQGGEAVSIYLSAFRDGAASCTFFRVDVVGKDGSGKTSLIKSLTRQKFNSKEPSTEGVETACKVIVKETCNWKKIVEIRESKRGHRDGKNNDKEMGREGEEEQAGREEKEYQGIDDV is encoded by the exons ATGTCCTTCCAGTCTTACCCACCGACGACTCTACGTGACTCAGCGCTCATGGGTCATGCCTCCGTATGCGAGTCTTTGATTATGTCCGGAGCTGATGTCAGTGAGCGTGACGAGGATGGAAGCCAACCGATTCACCTCGCTGCTCGTAATGGACACGTAGACGTTTGCAAAATTCTTCTTGAAAACAAGGCAGATGTACGTGCAAAGGGAAGGAACGGCTTTCACCTACTACACGAGGCTTCACTCAAGGGCCACGCATCGATGTGCGAGTATTTGATCACGTCTGCCCGAGCGGATGTTTGTGCAAGTGATAATGATAGAAACCACCCACTTCATTTTGCTGCTACCAATGGGCACATCGACGTTTGTAAAATCCTTATTGAAAACAATGCCAACGTACTTGCCAAAGGATATAACG TGCTTAATGAAGACCAAGCACTTCATCTCGCTGCTTTGAAAggacacgtcgacgtttgcaAAGTTCTTGTTGAAAACAAGGCTGACGTACTCGCCAAAGGATATAACGGCAATCATCCATTACATCAAGCTTCATTTGAGGGCCAAGCATCCGTGTGCGAGTATTTAATAGTGTGTGCTGGAGCTGATGTCGGTGCTTGTAATAAGAGTGAAGACCAAGCACTTCATCTAGCTGCTTTGAAAggacacgtcgacgtttgcaAAGTTCTTGTTGAAAACATGGCTGACGTACTCGCCAAAGGATATAACGGCAATCATTCATTGCATCAAGCTTCACTTGAGGGCCAAGCATCCGTGTGCGAGTATTTAATAGTGTGTGCTGGAGCTGATGTCGGTGCTTGTAATGAAGATGGAAACCTGACACTGCATCTCGCTGCTTTGAAAggacacgtcgacgtttgcaAAGTTCTTGTTGAAAACAAGGCTGACGTACTCGCCAAAGGATATAACGGCAATCATCCATTACATCGAGCTTCACTTGAGGGCCAATCATCCGTGTGCGAGTATTTAATAGTGTGTGCTGGAGCTGATGTCGGTGCTTGTAATAAGGATGGAGACCAAGCACTTCATCTTGCTGCTTGGAAAggacacgtcgacgtttgcaTGATTCTTGTGGAAAAGAAGGCTGACGTACTTGCCAAAGGATTTAAGCACCGTCATCCACTACATGCAGCTTCACTTGAAGGCCACGCATCCGTGTGCGAGTATTTAATAGCGTGTGCAGGAACTAATATCAGTGCTTGTGATGAGGACGGAGACCAAGCACTTCATCTTGCTGCTTCAACTGGGAAGGAGAGCATATGCCGTTTGCTACTTGAAATCAACTCAGGTTTATTGAAGGCTAAGAATAATCAAGGAGAGCAGGCGATTCATCGCGCTTTTAGACAGCGTCAAAGCTCtgttttttcttgccttttgGCATTGTACACTGACGCCGATCTAAACGAGGAAATGGGAATCAAACTGCTAGAAATCGTTAACACTTTTGATCGATTGCCTTCTGAATTAGCATCCATGGTGTGttcctttctttctcgccgcGCAGTTGCGTCTACCGTAATCCAACAGTTCTGCGAAACACTCGGAAAAGCTTCTATATGTGTCGGAGATAAAGATAGTCTTGCTTATATCTTTTCTTGTATTAGTGAAGAGGAATGCAGGCGGCAAGTTTTGAAGCCTTGGCTCATTGCGGCGAGCCTACTgggcaaagaagaaattgttgAATGGCTTGTCTTCATTGCGGGTGCAGACGTGGACGTTCAAGATGAATCTGGAAAACCAGTATTTTTAATCGCTGCGGAACATGGTCATAGAGGGACGTGTGACATCCTTCTCTCCGGTGGTGCTGGGGCAGATACATTCAGGAAAGATACTGTTTCTGCATCGACACTCAAGATCTTTTGTGATGTTCTTAGCCGTCGCCGAGAGATGACGGGAAGCAGTGCTGCGTCGTTGGCGAAAAATGTTTTTGAGTCATTATGCAGCAATTCGTCAGCTTTATCTTCTTATCAAAATAGAGCGTCTGCTCTTAGGAAACTTGTATCAAGTGGATATGCACAGGAATGGGAAGACAACGTCCATAGCACAAGTGCATTAAAAGCTATTCTCACTCGTTTATCAGAAAAGATGCCTTCTAAAAAGAGAGAGGATATACTTTGCTTGTGTTGGGATCTAGTACGAATTGGAGCAAACGTTTACTGTACTGACAAAGAGCAAAAGACTTTGTTGCACTACGCCGCAAGTGCCGGTCTAGACGAAATGTGTCGATCGTTACTTGAAAGAGGAGCGAGTCCTTTAGCTCGAGATTCATCGGGAAAAGTAGCTTGGGAAATGGCATCTTCCTCTCGCCATACCGAGTTAGCAGCATATTTGCAAAAAGTTG GTTCAGTTCCTGACGAGATACTTTCTCAGGGAGGAGAGGCTGTGAGTATTTACTTGTCCGCTTTTAGAGACGGCGCAGCCTCGTGCACGTTCTTTCGAGTAGATGTAGTGGGAAAAGACGGCAGTGGAAAAACAAGTTTGATTAAGTCCCTTACCAGGCAGAAATTTAATTCGAAGGAGCCAAGCACGGAGGGCGTCGAAACCGCTTGCAAAGTGATTGTCAAGGAAACCTGcaactggaaaaaaatagTTGAAATTCGAGAGAGCAAACGA
- the LOC136195852 gene encoding tropomodulin-3-like: protein MDLDDIDAALADLTEDQLKELDDEMDPELLPARDRQRSSTTKEPTGEFDRARLRDFMTEEAKSSTVGADYIPFEKRTRGKVYKRPEKASSRAPRTTTTTTTDMDEIDRLLAGMSADDIGDLADAIDCDETDQVWTGLKRTTKAPSRNRAGSGTRMVFSYTKDLQSHDVDPDEVIQRVADNDATLVEVNLNNHSRMDGEARRDLLSALPGNDHVVKLQLANIRFDDDDAKILAEHLESNRTIRVLNLESNRLTATGVRVLIKSLLKNQTVEEFRVENQYNLLGTRTEMEVAKYLEKNKGLLKLGLTVKGGGARQMIDKYLIRNNDEARRRRRTNSLKK from the exons ATGgatctcgacgacatcgacgcgGCGCTCGCCGACCTCACCGAAGACCAACTCAaagaactcgacgacgaaatggatCCGGAG CTCCTACCCGCGCGCGATCGCcagcgctcgtcgacgacgaaagagccGACGGGCGAGTTCGATCGCGCTCGCCTGCGCGATTTCATGACCGAAgaggcgaaatcgtcgactgtGGGAGCCGATTACATACCGTTCGAGAAGCGAACGCGAGGCAAGGTCTATAAGAGACCCGaaaaggcgtcgtcgcgcgccccgcgaacgacgacgacgacgacgacggatatggacgaaatcgatcgGCTCTTGGCCGGGATGAGTGCCGACGATATCGGCGATTTGGCCG ATGCGATCGACTGCGATGAAACGGATCAAGTGTGGACGGGCCtcaaacgaacgacgaaagcgcCGTCTCGAAATCGTGCCGGTTCAGGCACTCGCATGGTGTTTTCCTACACAAAGGATC TTCAGTCTCACGATGTGGATCCCGATGAGGTCATCCAACGCGTCGCCGACAACGACGCGACTCTCGTCGAAGTGAACTTGAACAACCACTCGCGCATGGACGGCGAAGCGAGACGCGATCTGCTCTCGGCCTTGCCCGGCAATGATCACGTGGTGAAACTCCAATTGGCAAATATaagattcgacgacgatgatgcaAAG attTTGGCTGAGCACTTGGAAAGCAACCGGACCATTCGGGTCCTTAACTTGGAGTCGAATCGATTGACAGCAACGGGAGTCAGG GTCTTGATTAAGTCTCTTCTTAAGAATCAGACGGTCGAGGAGTTTCGAGTTGAGAATCAA TATAATCTTCTCGGTACGAGAACGGAGATGGAAGTGGCCAAGTACTTGGAAAAGAATAAGGGCCTTTTGAAACTTGGGCTGACTGTGAAAGGAGGCGGTGCTCGGCAAATGATCGATAAGTATTTGATTAGGAATAATGACGAAG cgagaagacgaagaaggacgaATAGTCTAAAGAAATGA
- the LOC136195851 gene encoding uncharacterized protein: MTSTEVGFVETVSRSKSFSKLCGIVVLEEGVFCVDNDKHCIWRVDPSSGTASCYAGIEGDAGFRDGSPTTAKFDGPRGLAVSASKSSIYVTDFNSGRIREVQLSDGTVFTLGNRTVTLTKPEGIVDTKDGRLLVSCSDCTIREMRLDSEPASVALAAGTREIRGDRDGHCSVAKFCRPRQMAMGPDGSVYVADLCNNALRKITVNSQVETVCEGFKNIDGIAVDDEGNVYVGDRSYKIYMLVPSGLQLVCGSGERNSIDGRGALAALKQPRSLFYDSKSGFLYFTEARTVRRVRLAASSFHDPKLVIDLAKLIDGSDGLPAGNAIFLVKGKRISVCATHLCVRSEYFSAMFSSNWKERSKTDGSESTPICIEDATYESFYAVVTFLVTGCFDVQKHSRIIPDILVLADRYLVESLRDFCIGYMARRVSIETAIDYLFLADKFGFRELRDVAIGFVAKHFRTLCHYNRFASLGSELLAEIMRRIT; encoded by the exons ATGACATCTACCGAAG TCGGCTTCGTTGAAACCGTTTCGCGTTCGAAATCGTTCTCCAAACTCTGCGGAATAGTCGTGCTAGAAGAAGGCGTGTTTTgcgtcgacaacgacaaaCACTGCATCTGGAGAGTCGATCCTTCGTCCGGAACAGCTTCGTGTTACGCGGGAATCGAGGGAGACGCCGGATTTCGCGACGGttctccgacgacggcgaagttCGACGGTCCAAGAGGCCTCGCCGTCTCAGCGTCCAAATCGTCTATCTACGTCACCGATTTCAACAGCGGGCGCATTAGGGAAGTGCAATTAAGCGACGGAACAGTGTTTACTCTAGGCAATCGCACAGTGACACTTACCAAGCCAGAAGGGATTGTGGACACAAAGGATGGACGGTTGCTTGTCTCCTGTTCTGATTGCACTATCCGCGAAATGAGGCTCGATTCTGAGCCCGCTTCGGTGGCACTAGCGGCGGGAACCAGGGAAATACGAGGCGACAGAGATGGCCACTGCAGCGTAGCAAAGTTCTGTCGTCCCCGACAAATGGCCATGGGGCCAGACGGTTCCGTGTACGTGGCTGACTTATGTAATAACGCTCTAAGAAAGATCACCGTCAATTCTCAAGTCGAAACCGTTTGTGAAGGCTTCAAGAATATTGACGGCATTGCCGTAGATGATGAAGGCAACGTCTATGTCGGCGATCGGTCATATAAAATCTATATGCTCGTGCCATCGGGACTGCAGCTTGTGTGCGGATCGGGTGAAAGGAACTCTATTGACGGCAGGGGTGCCCTGGCTGCCCTGAAGCAACCGCGCTCATTGTTCTATGATTCGAAATCAGGATTCCTCTACTTTACAGAAGCGAGAACAGTTCGTAGGGTCAGACTAGCGGCCTCTTCTTTCCATGATCCTAAATTGGTGATCGACTTGGCCAAGTTGATTGACGGCAGCGACGGCCTTCCAGCCGGCAACGCGATATTTCTCGTCAAAGGAAAACGCATTAGCGTTTGTGCTACGCACCTGTGCGTTCGAAGCGAGTATTTCAGCGCGATGTTTTCGTCCAATTGGAAAGAACGTTCGAAGACGGATGGGAGTGAGTCGACTCCGATTTGCATCGAAGACGCGACGTACGAGTCGTTCTACGCTGTCGTCACGTTTCTCGTCACCGGTTGCTTCGACGTTCAAAAGCATTCTCGCATCATTCCAGATATTCTCGTCTTGGCGGATCGATATCTCGTTGAAAGTCTGCGCGACTTCTGCATTGGTTATATGGCTCGGAGAGTTTCAATTGAAACGGCCATCGATTATCTGTTTTTGGCTGACAAGTTCGGCTTCCGTGAGCTGAGGGACGTGGCTATTGGGTTTGTTGCAAAACATTTCAGGACACTTTGTCATTACAACAGATTCGCGAGTCTAGGCAGTGAGCTACTAGCCGAAATCATGAGACGTATTACGTGA
- the LOC136195850 gene encoding uncharacterized protein, with protein MTSTEVGFVETVSRSQSFSELSGIVVLDEGVFCTDYDKHCIWKVDPSSGTASCFAGVEGNAGFPDGSSTTAKFYGPNGLAVSASKSSIYVTDFDTGRIRKVQLGDGAVSTVLGDCRFPEPGGIVATDDGRLLLSCGDCTIREIRVDTEPASTSVAAGTSGEAGDRDGHGNEAKFDSPDELVVGPDGSVYVADFNNSAIRTISRDYEVGTIGTGFKKTVGVAVDDEGNVYVSDRSHKIYVLAPSGMKIVCGSGERNSVDGSGALASLKEPRSLFYDSKSGFLYFTESNAVRRVRVKASTFRDPKLSIDLAKMMNGSDSLPAGDTIFLVEGKRISVCTNLLCVRSEYFSSMFSSNWKEYSKKDTSESTPICIEDATYESFDAVITFLVTGCLEILKHSHIIPDILVLADRYLVESLREFCIAHLVRRVSNETAVDYLSLADRFGFRELKKVALQFVAKNFKTLCRDDNFAGLGSSELLVEIVRAIASSS; from the exons ATGACATCTACCGAAG TTGGCTTCGTTGAGACTGTTTCACGTTCGCAATCGTTCTCCGAACTCTCCGGAATAGTCGTGCTAGACGAAGGCGTGTTTTGCACCGACTACGACAAACATTGCATCTGGAAAGTCGATCCTTCGTCTGGAACAGCCTCGTGCTTCGCCGGAGTCGAGGGAAACGCCGGATTTCCCGACGgttcttcaacgacggcgaagttCTACGGCCCCAATGGCCTCGCCGTCTCAGCCTCCAAATCGTCTATCTACGTCACTGATTTCGACACTGGCCGCATTAGAAAAGTACAATTAGGCGATGGAGCCGTGTCTACTGTACTAGGCGACTGCAGATTTCCTGAACCAGGAGGAATTGTGGCAACAGATGATGGACGCTTGCTATTGTCCTGTGGGGATTGCACTATCCGCGAAATTCGGGTCGATACCGAACCCGCTTCGACGTCCGTGGCGGCGGGTACCTCGGGTGAAGCAGGCGACCGTGATGGCCACGGCAATGAagcaaaatttgattctcCTGATGAACTGGTCGTAGGACCAGACGGTTCTGTGTATGTGGCCGACTTTAATAATAGTGCTATAAGAACGATCAGCAGAGATTATGAAGTTGGAACCATTGGCACAGGTTTTAAAAAAACCGTTGGCGTCGCCGTAGATGATGAAGGAAACGTCTATGTCAGTGATCGGTCTCATAAAATCTACGTGCTTGCGCCATCAGGAATGAAAATTGTGTGCGGATCGGGTGAAAGAAactccgtcgacggcagcgGTGCCCTAGCTTCGTTGAAGGAACCGCGATCCTTGTTCTATGATTCCAAATCTGGATTCCTCTACTTTACAGAGTCAAACGCAGTTCGTAGGGTCAGAGTAAAGGCTTCTACTTTTCGTGATCCTAAACTGTCGATCGACTTGGCCAAGATGATGAACGGCAGTGACAGTCTCCCAGCGGGTGACACTATATTTTTGGTCGAAGGAAAACGCATCAGTGTTTGCACGAATCTCCTCTgcgttcgaagcgaataTTTCAGCAGCATGTTTTCGTCCAATTGGAAAGAATATTCCAAAAAGGACACAAGCGAGTCTACTCCGATTTGCATCGAAGACGCAACGTACGAATCGTTCGACGCTGTCATCACTTTTCTCGTCACCGGTTGCTTGGAGATTCTAAAGCATTCTCACATCATCCCAGATATACTCGTCTTGGCGGATCGATATCTTGTTGAAAGTTTGCGCGAGTTCTGCATCGCACATCTGGTTCGGAGAGTTTCCAATGAAACTGCTGTCGATTATCTGTCTTTAGCCGATAGGTTTGGCTTCCGAGAGCTGAAGAAAGTGGCTCTGCAGTTTGttgcaaaaaatttcaagacTCTGTGCCGTGATGACAACTTTGCAGGTCTTGGCAGTAGTGAGCTACTTGTCGAAATCGTGAGAGCCATTGCATCATCAAGTTAG